One genomic region from Microcystis panniformis FACHB-1757 encodes:
- a CDS encoding RNA-guided endonuclease InsQ/TnpB family protein — translation MITLTYQYKLKVNKKQEREIVHILDVCKSVYNYALSERKDWLNSRKCLADRCSLVSEYIIPADQPYPNYFVQAKNITEAKKVYPILKTVNAQVLQQVLKTVDKAFDHMKSKGFGFPRFKKKMRSFIFPALSKNFLGDEYLNFPQLGKIRIRKSRKYPSGFEPKQARIIQKASGFYVLVSFQSTELVPDMTVGKTCLGIDAGIESFVATSRGDLIKAPRFLLKVQSKLKLLQRRLKHQVKGSNNWLKLQDKIARLHEKVSNTRRDWHFKLAHYLCDLADNIFVEDINFVSWSRGIVRKQSLDSGIGSFINEILPLVVWKRGKYYLKVDKNGTSQECPNCGAITGKKALSERVHRCDSCGHIEPRDTASAKVIENRGKNAVGLTVLENARGGDLTGIDWVKLGRSS, via the coding sequence GTGATAACGCTTACCTACCAGTACAAACTAAAGGTGAACAAGAAACAGGAACGAGAGATTGTCCACATTCTTGATGTTTGTAAGAGCGTTTATAATTACGCGCTCTCGGAACGGAAAGATTGGTTAAACTCTCGAAAGTGTCTTGCGGATCGCTGTTCGCTAGTTTCTGAGTACATAATTCCTGCGGATCAACCCTATCCAAATTACTTCGTTCAAGCTAAAAATATAACGGAAGCTAAAAAAGTCTACCCGATATTAAAGACAGTTAACGCTCAAGTATTACAGCAAGTTTTAAAAACTGTAGATAAAGCGTTTGACCACATGAAATCGAAAGGCTTCGGCTTTCCTAGATTTAAGAAAAAGATGCGAAGTTTTATTTTTCCTGCGCTGTCAAAAAACTTCTTAGGTGACGAATACTTAAATTTTCCACAATTGGGAAAAATTCGGATTAGGAAATCTAGGAAGTACCCGTCTGGGTTTGAGCCTAAACAAGCTCGAATTATCCAAAAAGCGTCGGGATTTTACGTTTTGGTTTCTTTCCAATCTACGGAATTAGTTCCCGATATGACAGTAGGGAAGACCTGTTTAGGAATTGACGCGGGAATTGAGAGTTTTGTCGCTACTTCACGGGGAGATTTAATCAAAGCCCCTCGATTTTTGTTGAAAGTACAGAGTAAGCTTAAATTGCTACAAAGACGCTTGAAACATCAAGTCAAAGGCTCGAACAATTGGTTGAAACTCCAAGATAAGATAGCGAGATTACACGAAAAAGTGTCTAATACTCGTAGAGATTGGCATTTTAAGTTAGCTCATTACCTTTGCGATCTCGCTGATAATATCTTTGTTGAAGATATTAACTTCGTTTCCTGGTCTAGAGGGATCGTTAGAAAACAATCTCTGGATTCAGGTATTGGTAGTTTTATTAACGAGATACTACCATTGGTTGTTTGGAAACGGGGAAAATATTATCTTAAGGTTGATAAAAACGGAACCTCGCAAGAGTGTCCGAATTGTGGCGCAATTACTGGTAAAAAAGCGTTATCGGAAAGAGTTCACCGGTGTGATTCTTGCGGCCACATTGAACCGAGAGATACGGCATCAGCGAAGGTAATTGAGAACCGAGGAAAAAACGCGGTCGGACTGACCGTGTTAGAAAACGCTCGCGGAGGCGATTTGACGGGGATCGACTGGGTTAAACTCGGTCGATCTAGTTAA
- a CDS encoding NAD(P)(+) transhydrogenase (Re/Si-specific) subunit beta: MNNALITGIELSYLLAAILFIIGLKQLSSPATARQGNFLAAIGMLIAIIATLINQEILSYGLIAVALVIGSIIGLVSAQKVPMTAMPQMVGIFNGLGGAASALIAIGEYWRLLQSGENIAFDSILIAILGILIGGVTFTGSVLAFAKLQELISGAPVTFPFQQPFNILLLLTFLGGSVYLFFDPTSIDVFLTLVALSLIFGALFVLPIGGGDMPVVISLLNSFSGLAASVVGFILMNSMLIIAGALVGASGIILTQIMCKAMNRSLASVLFGAFGTGASAGGEASATSSLDKSVHAIDSEEGAMMLGYARSVVIVPGYGMAVAQAQHAVRELAEQLEKNGVEVKYAIHPVAGRMPGHMNVLLAEANVPYPQLYDMDDINPEFERVDVALIIGANDVVNPAARHDKASPIYGMPILDVDKAQHTIVIKRSMRSGFAGVENELFYNPKTFMLFGSAQDVVAQLVSQVKDLS; encoded by the coding sequence ATGAATAATGCCCTTATCACAGGGATCGAGTTGTCCTATCTACTTGCCGCCATTTTATTTATCATCGGTCTTAAACAATTATCTTCCCCCGCTACCGCCCGTCAAGGCAATTTTCTGGCTGCCATCGGGATGCTAATCGCCATTATTGCCACCTTAATCAATCAAGAAATCCTCAGCTATGGTTTAATCGCCGTGGCGTTAGTGATTGGCTCGATTATCGGCCTAGTTTCGGCGCAAAAAGTCCCGATGACAGCTATGCCCCAAATGGTGGGGATTTTTAACGGTTTAGGCGGTGCTGCCAGTGCTTTAATTGCCATTGGCGAATACTGGCGTTTACTGCAAAGTGGTGAAAATATTGCCTTTGACTCGATACTGATCGCTATTTTGGGTATATTGATCGGCGGTGTCACTTTTACCGGTAGTGTCCTCGCTTTTGCCAAATTACAGGAATTAATCAGTGGCGCGCCCGTAACTTTTCCTTTCCAACAACCCTTTAACATTCTCTTGCTACTCACCTTTTTAGGGGGTAGTGTCTATCTCTTTTTTGATCCCACCTCGATCGATGTTTTCCTGACCTTGGTGGCACTTTCCCTAATTTTCGGGGCTTTATTCGTGCTTCCCATCGGCGGCGGCGATATGCCCGTGGTTATCTCGCTCTTAAACTCTTTTTCGGGACTTGCCGCCAGCGTAGTCGGTTTTATCCTGATGAATAGTATGTTGATCATCGCTGGTGCTTTGGTGGGTGCGTCGGGGATTATCCTGACTCAGATCATGTGTAAAGCCATGAATCGATCGCTGGCTAGTGTACTATTTGGGGCATTTGGTACAGGTGCTAGTGCTGGAGGCGAAGCGAGCGCCACTTCTAGCCTTGATAAATCAGTTCATGCTATTGATTCAGAAGAAGGGGCAATGATGCTCGGTTATGCGCGTTCTGTGGTGATTGTACCCGGTTACGGCATGGCGGTGGCCCAAGCACAACACGCAGTGCGAGAATTGGCTGAACAGTTGGAAAAAAATGGCGTTGAGGTTAAATATGCTATTCACCCCGTGGCAGGAAGAATGCCCGGCCACATGAATGTATTATTGGCCGAAGCTAATGTTCCCTATCCGCAACTCTACGATATGGATGATATTAATCCTGAGTTTGAGCGCGTTGATGTGGCGTTAATTATTGGGGCGAATGATGTGGTTAATCCCGCTGCCCGTCACGATAAAGCTAGTCCGATTTATGGAATGCCGATTCTCGACGTGGATAAGGCACAGCACACGATCGTGATTAAGCGCAGTATGCGATCGGGTTTTGCTGGGGTAGAAAATGAATTATTCTACAATCCTAAAACCTTTATGCTCTTTGGTAGCGCTCAAGATGTGGTAGCACAATTAGTATCACAAGTCAAGGATTTGTCATAA
- a CDS encoding NAD(P) transhydrogenase subunit alpha: MTAQLLTALVVFVLASFVGFEVINKVPPTLHTPLMSGANAISGIAVVGALLIAGGTDWHQLTVILGLIAVILAMVNVVGGFVVTDRMLQMFKKKEAKS; encoded by the coding sequence ATGACTGCCCAACTTTTAACCGCTTTAGTGGTATTTGTCCTCGCTTCCTTTGTCGGTTTCGAGGTGATCAATAAAGTTCCTCCCACTCTCCATACACCCCTGATGTCGGGAGCGAATGCAATTTCAGGTATCGCCGTTGTCGGTGCGCTCCTCATCGCCGGAGGCACGGATTGGCACCAATTAACCGTAATTTTAGGGTTAATTGCCGTTATTTTGGCGATGGTTAACGTGGTCGGTGGTTTTGTCGTTACCGATCGAATGCTGCAAATGTTCAAGAAAAAAGAGGCTAAATCATGA
- a CDS encoding transposase, whose translation MESILLCLSSGGLRGESRPLMWMGLEHGSASLAFEKYEPLLDRAKGYLQGFENVMLLADRGFANQQLIQWLRKNTWHWCLRLPCDTLIYGVRRRGFGYEVRELYPPKRQACFDRNVQVWQEARITAHLALASVPGVKDNWAILSDEPPTLDTFWQYGLRFPIEHLFQGQ comes from the coding sequence GTGGAATCAATACTGCTTTGTCTATCTAGCGGTGGTCTGCGGGGGGAGAGCCGTCCCTTGATGTGGATGGGATTAGAACATGGTAGTGCCAGCCTAGCTTTTGAGAAATACGAACCCTTGTTGGACAGAGCCAAAGGCTATCTTCAGGGCTTTGAGAATGTCATGCTGTTAGCCGACCGAGGCTTTGCCAATCAGCAATTAATTCAATGGCTCAGGAAAAATACTTGGCATTGGTGTCTTCGCTTACCTTGCGATACCCTCATTTACGGTGTTCGCCGTCGGGGTTTTGGCTATGAGGTCAGAGAACTCTATCCTCCCAAACGGCAAGCCTGCTTTGATCGCAACGTTCAAGTCTGGCAGGAGGCTAGAATCACTGCTCATCTTGCTTTAGCCTCTGTTCCAGGGGTTAAGGATAATTGGGCAATTCTGAGCGATGAACCTCCTACCCTTGACACCTTCTGGCAGTATGGTCTTCGTTTTCCCATTGAACATCTCTTTCAAGGGCAGTAA
- a CDS encoding papain-like cysteine protease family protein has product MPLRVEQGKPIILQAAAFVAFVSDDTLGQATRINKITWIKQEQTQWCWAASMQMVFQQNDDITTQQCNLANVAFELTGCCSSPNSSLCNKPLPILNIAPMWVRYSFNPIYINGLIEFTTLQTELDNQRAVEIGFKWNGGGGHAVLAVGWDIIDSVPQVIIYDPWRGEIIIPYDRVKTAYGEGQWRWTWINIRR; this is encoded by the coding sequence ATGCCTTTAAGAGTTGAACAAGGAAAGCCGATCATTTTACAAGCAGCAGCTTTTGTAGCTTTTGTCAGCGATGATACCCTAGGGCAAGCCACTAGAATTAACAAAATCACTTGGATTAAACAAGAACAAACCCAATGGTGTTGGGCGGCTTCAATGCAGATGGTTTTTCAGCAAAATGATGACATCACAACACAGCAATGTAACCTTGCCAATGTTGCTTTTGAATTAACAGGTTGTTGCAGTTCACCTAATAGTTCATTATGCAATAAACCCTTGCCGATTCTTAATATTGCTCCTATGTGGGTAAGGTATAGTTTTAATCCAATTTATATTAATGGTTTGATTGAATTTACCACCTTACAAACTGAACTTGATAATCAACGTGCAGTAGAAATCGGTTTTAAATGGAATGGAGGAGGAGGTCATGCTGTTTTAGCAGTCGGTTGGGATATAATTGATTCAGTCCCCCAGGTCATCATTTATGATCCTTGGCGGGGTGAAATAATTATTCCCTACGATCGAGTTAAAACTGCCTATGGCGAAGGTCAATGGCGATGGACATGGATTAATATTAGGAGATAA
- a CDS encoding PspA/IM30 family protein, with amino-acid sequence MGLFDRLSRVVRANLNDMVSKAEDPEKMLEQAVSDMQEDLVQVRQAVARAIAEQRQTEQKYSKDQSEANKWEQRAKLALSKGDENLAREALKRKKDFTETAAILKNQLDQQTVQVESLRKNLIALESKISEAKTKKNMLVARSRAAKANEEIQKTLGSIDTSSSMSAFERMEEKVMQIEARSQAIGEITGSDMERQFAALESGSDVDDELAMLKAQMSGGALPGTASSSQPTLPQATTVRDSAVDAELEELRSKLKEL; translated from the coding sequence ATGGGTTTATTCGATCGCCTTAGCCGAGTTGTCCGAGCTAACCTCAATGATATGGTGAGCAAGGCTGAAGATCCAGAAAAAATGCTGGAACAAGCTGTCAGTGATATGCAAGAGGATCTAGTACAGGTACGTCAAGCGGTCGCTAGAGCGATCGCTGAACAACGACAAACGGAACAAAAATACAGCAAAGACCAGTCAGAAGCCAATAAATGGGAACAAAGAGCCAAATTAGCCCTTTCTAAAGGGGATGAAAACCTCGCCAGGGAAGCTCTTAAACGCAAGAAAGATTTCACGGAAACCGCCGCCATTCTCAAAAATCAACTGGATCAGCAAACAGTACAGGTAGAAAGTCTAAGAAAAAACTTGATTGCGCTCGAAAGTAAGATTTCTGAGGCAAAAACCAAGAAAAATATGTTAGTAGCTCGCTCCAGAGCCGCAAAAGCTAACGAAGAAATCCAAAAAACCCTCGGCAGTATCGATACCAGTAGTTCCATGTCCGCTTTTGAGCGCATGGAAGAAAAAGTTATGCAGATAGAAGCCCGTAGTCAAGCGATCGGTGAAATCACTGGTAGCGACATGGAACGTCAATTCGCTGCACTAGAATCGGGTAGCGATGTGGATGATGAATTAGCAATGCTAAAAGCACAAATGTCCGGGGGAGCATTACCCGGTACAGCTTCTAGTAGTCAACCCACTTTACCCCAAGCAACCACCGTCAGGGATTCGGCAGTGGATGCGGAATTAGAGGAATTGCGATCGAAGTTAAAAGAACTGTAA